In Triticum aestivum cultivar Chinese Spring chromosome 5B, IWGSC CS RefSeq v2.1, whole genome shotgun sequence, the following proteins share a genomic window:
- the LOC123117272 gene encoding pneumococcal serine-rich repeat protein isoform X1, translating to MAGLPRLVVLLLLVFAVPVAQPTPYSDNLQDACNKTLFPKVCIQSLTTNPETRTADARRLAELSVYVAKEVGTTVAAFAHHELSGVKEDTLFKCLDGCSDDIEETVAHLSALTREPTCAKFLEIKSWLSATLGGSNTCEETCKDAPISDVKNAVVTKSLEFEKLLRVTLDLITEASGPMPAAGAAVAPTAWDSGAPGSYGASTSGSYGSSAPESFDSASASGSYGSSASGSYSSSAPESFDSASASGSYGSSAPESSDSASASGSYGSSASASEAPSTDASASSSAPTSEAPSADASGSYGSTASGSEAPSADASAPSNAQTSDSTSADAPASSYGASSGPAADAPSASPSDADAPSSGAADSPSSGASYGSAGAPSPSGSGASAPEADSTA from the coding sequence ATGGCCGGCCTGCCTCGCCTCGTCGTGCTCCTGCTCCTCGTCTTCGCCGTCCCTGTCGCCCAGCCCACCCCCTACAGCGACAACCTCCAGGACGCGTGCAACAAGACGCTGTTCCCTAAAGTGTGCATCCAGTCGCTGACGACCAACCCGGAGACCCGGACAGCGGACGCGCGCCGGCTGGCCGAGCTGTCCGTGTACGTGGCCAAGGAGGTAGGCACCACGGTGGCAGCGTTCGCTCACCACGAGCTCAGCGGCGTCAAGGAGGACACCCTGTTCAAGTGCCTCGACGGCTGCTCCGACGACATTGAAGAGACGGTGGCGCACCTGAGCGCCCTCACCCGCGAGCCCACCTGCGCCAAGTTCCTCGAGATCAAGTCGTGGCTGTCCGCGACGCTGGGCGGCTCCAACACCTGTGAGGAGACCTGCAAGGACGCGCCCATCAGCGACGTCAAGAACGCCGTCGTAACCAAGAGCCTCGAGTTCGAGAAGCTGCTCCGCGTCACGCTCGACCTCATCACCGAGGCGTCTGGCCCCatgcccgccgccggcgccgcggtGGCGCCCACGGCGTGGGACAGCGGCGCTCCAGGATCCTACGGCGCCAGCACGTCGGGCTCCTACGGCTCCAGCGCACCTGAGTCGTTCGACAGTGCCAGCGCGTCGGGCTCCTACGGCTCCAGCGCGTCGGGCTCCTACAGCTCCAGCGCACCTGAGTCGTTCGACAGTGCCAGCGCGTCGGGCTCCTACGGCTCCAGCGCACCTGAGTCGTCCGACAGTGCCAGCGCGTCGGGCTCCTACGGCTCCAGCGCATCGGCATCCGAAGCACCATCCACTGATGCGTCGGCGTCCTCGAGCGCACCTACCTCCGAGGCACCGTCAGCTGACGCGTCGGGCTCCTACGGCTCCACCGCATCGGGCTCCGAAGCACCATCGGCCGATGCATCGGCACCCTCGAACGCACAAACCTCCGACTCAACGTCAGCTGACGCACCGGCCTCCTCCTACGGCGCCTCCAGCGGGCCAGCTGCCGATGCACCGTCGGCATCCCCATCGGACGCGGACGCTCCATCTTCCGGGGCTGCCGACTCGCCATCGTCAGGGGCATCATACGGGTCTGCCGGCGCACCGTCCCCGTCCGGGTCCGGCGCCAGCGCTCCTGAGGCCGATTCGACAGCATGA
- the LOC123117272 gene encoding pneumococcal serine-rich repeat protein isoform X2 produces MAGLPRLVVLLLLVFAVPVAQPTPYSDNLQDACNKTLFPKVCIQSLTTNPETRTADARRLAELSVYVAKEVGTTVAAFAHHELSGVKEDTLFKCLDGCSDDIEETVAHLSALTREPTCAKFLEIKSWLSATLGGSNTCEETCKDAPISDVKNAVVTKSLEFEKLLRVTLDLITEASGPMPAAGAAVAPTAWDSGAPGSYGASTSGSYGSSASGSYGSSAPESSDSASASGSYGSSASASEAPSTDASASSSAPTSEAPSADASGSYGSTASGSEAPSADASAPSNAQTSDSTSADAPASSYGASSGPAADAPSASPSDADAPSSGAADSPSSGASYGSAGAPSPSGSGASAPEADSTA; encoded by the exons ATGGCCGGCCTGCCTCGCCTCGTCGTGCTCCTGCTCCTCGTCTTCGCCGTCCCTGTCGCCCAGCCCACCCCCTACAGCGACAACCTCCAGGACGCGTGCAACAAGACGCTGTTCCCTAAAGTGTGCATCCAGTCGCTGACGACCAACCCGGAGACCCGGACAGCGGACGCGCGCCGGCTGGCCGAGCTGTCCGTGTACGTGGCCAAGGAGGTAGGCACCACGGTGGCAGCGTTCGCTCACCACGAGCTCAGCGGCGTCAAGGAGGACACCCTGTTCAAGTGCCTCGACGGCTGCTCCGACGACATTGAAGAGACGGTGGCGCACCTGAGCGCCCTCACCCGCGAGCCCACCTGCGCCAAGTTCCTCGAGATCAAGTCGTGGCTGTCCGCGACGCTGGGCGGCTCCAACACCTGTGAGGAGACCTGCAAGGACGCGCCCATCAGCGACGTCAAGAACGCCGTCGTAACCAAGAGCCTCGAGTTCGAGAAGCTGCTCCGCGTCACGCTCGACCTCATCACCGAGGCGTCTGGCCCCatgcccgccgccggcgccgcggtGGCGCCCACGGCGTGGGACAGCGGCGCTCCAGGATCCTACGGCGCCAGCACGTCGGGCTCCTACGGCT CCAGCGCGTCGGGCTCCTACGGCTCCAGCGCACCTGAGTCGTCCGACAGTGCCAGCGCGTCGGGCTCCTACGGCTCCAGCGCATCGGCATCCGAAGCACCATCCACTGATGCGTCGGCGTCCTCGAGCGCACCTACCTCCGAGGCACCGTCAGCTGACGCGTCGGGCTCCTACGGCTCCACCGCATCGGGCTCCGAAGCACCATCGGCCGATGCATCGGCACCCTCGAACGCACAAACCTCCGACTCAACGTCAGCTGACGCACCGGCCTCCTCCTACGGCGCCTCCAGCGGGCCAGCTGCCGATGCACCGTCGGCATCCCCATCGGACGCGGACGCTCCATCTTCCGGGGCTGCCGACTCGCCATCGTCAGGGGCATCATACGGGTCTGCCGGCGCACCGTCCCCGTCCGGGTCCGGCGCCAGCGCTCCTGAGGCCGATTCGACAGCATGA